In Syntrophus gentianae, a single window of DNA contains:
- a CDS encoding DNA-binding protein, whose product MKKVGFLAALIFVVCLSLVSESFAQRGMMWKGSGGWGMGTSYGRMYNPATVETISGEVIGIDKITPVRGMSYGVHMTVKTDKETLSVHLGPGWFIENQDIKIKPKDKIVVKGSRATFDGKPAIIAAEVKKGDEILKLRDENGFPVWSGWRRR is encoded by the coding sequence ATGAAAAAAGTTGGATTTTTGGCGGCGCTGATTTTTGTTGTTTGTCTTTCCCTTGTTTCCGAGTCTTTCGCCCAAAGGGGCATGATGTGGAAAGGCAGTGGCGGTTGGGGGATGGGTACATCCTACGGCAGAATGTACAATCCCGCAACCGTTGAAACGATCAGCGGAGAGGTCATCGGCATTGATAAGATTACGCCGGTGAGGGGCATGAGCTATGGTGTCCACATGACGGTGAAAACGGACAAGGAAACCCTGTCTGTACATCTGGGACCCGGCTGGTTTATTGAAAATCAGGATATAAAAATCAAGCCGAAGGACAAAATCGTGGTGAAGGGTTCGAGGGCAACCTTTGACGGAAAGCCGGCGATCATTGCCGCTGAGGTCAAGAAGGGCGATGAAATATTAAAACTCCGCGATGAGAATGGATTTCCTGTCTGGAGCGGCTGGAGAAGGCGATAG
- a CDS encoding DUF6691 family protein, with amino-acid sequence MSTEQILGLITGVLFGFLLQKGRVLRYDKQLGALLLKDMTILKFMLSSILVGMVGITLLSNAGIISLGHKPMNVGAVVLGGALFGAGWAVMGFCPGTSVGALGEGRWHAIFAVLGMIAGAALYAELYPFFKSTVLAWKNFGKIGLPEVTGLSPWVVIALFWAGTISLFLWFEKKGL; translated from the coding sequence ATGAGCACGGAACAGATACTGGGGCTGATAACAGGGGTGCTTTTCGGGTTTCTGCTGCAGAAGGGGCGCGTTCTCCGTTATGACAAACAACTCGGCGCCCTGTTGCTGAAGGACATGACCATTCTGAAGTTCATGCTTTCATCCATTCTCGTCGGCATGGTGGGGATCACTCTGCTGTCGAATGCCGGAATCATATCCTTAGGCCACAAACCCATGAATGTCGGCGCCGTAGTGCTGGGAGGTGCCCTGTTCGGCGCCGGATGGGCCGTCATGGGGTTCTGTCCAGGAACTTCCGTCGGCGCCCTTGGAGAGGGGCGCTGGCATGCTATTTTTGCCGTCCTGGGCATGATTGCCGGGGCCGCTCTGTATGCTGAACTCTATCCCTTTTTTAAATCCACGGTTCTCGCCTGGAAAAACTTCGGCAAGATCGGGCTGCCGGAGGTGACCGGTCTTTCACCCTGGGTCGTGATTGCCCTCTTCTGGGCGGGTACGATTTCCCTGTTCCTCTGGTTTGAAAAGAAAGGACTGTAG
- a CDS encoding 4Fe-4S dicluster domain-containing protein, whose amino-acid sequence MEEEKIPKISRRSFLKASTGALAISGLSLPQAARAEGKEKVATLIDLTLCDGCTDRKMPACVAACKEINRNTIPTIADPIPIPWPRKTVEDWSEKREVSDRLTPYNFLYVHKADILWKGQARTIFVPRRCMHCDKPACATICPFSANHKHENGAVVIDQDLCFGGAKCKAVCPWEIPQRQSGVGIYLHILPTLMGNGVMYKCDLCSNLLKEGKQPGCIEACPRKAMLIGPRQEIAAMAEERAKAIDGFIYGKTENGGTATLYVSPVPFEQINGTMKKEPGLPDMKPGVQRRMASSDSAGKFVLGAPVLGIVVGAAAGFNWLSRRKKESHGEEQGNG is encoded by the coding sequence ATGGAAGAGGAAAAGATACCGAAGATCAGCCGCCGTTCCTTCCTGAAGGCATCGACGGGGGCTTTGGCGATTTCGGGCTTGAGTCTACCGCAGGCGGCCCGTGCAGAGGGGAAGGAAAAAGTGGCGACGCTGATTGATCTCACCCTCTGTGACGGTTGTACGGATCGTAAAATGCCAGCCTGCGTGGCCGCCTGCAAGGAGATCAACAGGAACACCATCCCCACCATTGCCGATCCCATCCCCATTCCCTGGCCGCGAAAAACCGTCGAGGATTGGTCGGAAAAAAGAGAGGTCAGCGACCGCCTGACACCCTACAATTTTCTCTACGTCCACAAGGCCGACATTCTCTGGAAAGGACAGGCAAGAACGATTTTCGTCCCACGCCGGTGCATGCACTGCGACAAACCGGCCTGCGCGACGATCTGCCCCTTTTCCGCAAATCACAAGCATGAGAATGGCGCGGTGGTGATCGACCAGGATCTCTGTTTCGGCGGCGCCAAATGCAAGGCCGTCTGTCCCTGGGAGATCCCCCAGCGGCAGTCCGGCGTAGGCATTTATCTCCACATCCTGCCGACCCTGATGGGAAACGGCGTGATGTACAAATGCGACCTCTGCAGCAATCTCCTGAAAGAGGGAAAACAGCCGGGATGCATAGAGGCCTGCCCCAGGAAGGCCATGCTCATCGGGCCGAGACAGGAGATAGCCGCCATGGCAGAGGAACGGGCCAAGGCGATCGACGGCTTCATTTACGGAAAGACCGAAAACGGCGGGACGGCAACCCTGTACGTATCTCCTGTCCCCTTCGAACAAATCAACGGCACCATGAAGAAGGAACCGGGCCTTCCGGATATGAAGCCCGGCGTCCAAAGACGGATGGCCAGCTCGGACTCCGCGGGGAAATTCGTGTTGGGAGCGCCGGTCCTGGGAATCGTTGTTGGCGCTGCCGCCGGCTTCAACTGGCTGTCCCGGCGGAAGAAGGAGTCGCATGGGGAGGAACAAGGCAATGGGTGA
- a CDS encoding M48 family metallopeptidase, protein MKIARSLFLLIALFLLVGCETTSVMPIRGGSSSFFQIESDERRLWNRSEEEQKKLERSDLLYRDEELVLYVNDIAKRLYPADVHQQVAFRVVILKNPLLNAFSYPNGVVYVHSGMIARMENEAELATLLAHEMTHVTHRHALQQMRDLKNKAAFMATFNVITSAAGAWGSIASLLGQVGALAAVQGYSRELETEADTEGFGLVVAAQYDPAETGKLFLRLKEDVEERKIDEPFFFGSHPRLQERIENYEKLQTLHPGKGGMKNEEIFSQKTFALLLIDADQNISAGNYKIAQREAEKYLSRNPDDAHVHFLLGEVCRQRNEQGDVDRAMDFYRKSVGKDPAYATSYKALGLLHLKKGEKPQAKEHLQRYLILSPQAQDRAYILEYLKQCE, encoded by the coding sequence ATGAAGATAGCCCGGTCTCTCTTCCTCTTAATCGCTCTTTTCCTCCTTGTCGGATGTGAAACGACATCCGTTATGCCGATTCGAGGCGGTTCGTCTTCATTCTTCCAGATTGAGAGCGATGAGCGGCGTCTCTGGAACCGTTCTGAAGAAGAGCAGAAAAAATTGGAAAGGAGTGACCTGTTATACAGGGATGAGGAGTTGGTTCTCTATGTCAATGACATAGCAAAGAGGCTATACCCCGCGGATGTGCATCAACAGGTTGCCTTCCGGGTTGTCATCCTCAAGAATCCGCTGCTCAATGCCTTTTCGTACCCGAATGGTGTGGTTTATGTCCATTCAGGGATGATCGCCCGCATGGAAAACGAGGCGGAACTGGCCACGTTGCTGGCTCATGAGATGACCCATGTCACCCATCGGCATGCATTACAGCAAATGCGGGATTTAAAAAACAAGGCAGCCTTTATGGCCACCTTCAATGTTATTACCAGCGCTGCCGGGGCATGGGGGAGCATCGCCAGTTTGTTGGGGCAGGTGGGAGCCCTCGCCGCCGTTCAAGGCTACAGCAGAGAACTGGAAACGGAGGCGGATACGGAGGGCTTTGGGCTCGTTGTGGCGGCGCAATATGATCCGGCGGAAACAGGAAAACTATTTCTGCGGCTGAAAGAGGATGTCGAGGAGCGCAAGATTGATGAACCCTTCTTCTTTGGAAGCCATCCCCGGCTCCAGGAAAGAATCGAAAATTATGAAAAACTGCAGACCCTCCACCCGGGGAAGGGCGGAATGAAAAACGAGGAGATATTCTCGCAGAAAACCTTTGCCCTTTTGCTCATTGATGCCGACCAGAACATTAGTGCCGGAAATTATAAAATTGCTCAACGCGAAGCGGAAAAGTATCTTTCCCGGAACCCCGATGATGCCCATGTCCACTTTCTCCTCGGCGAGGTATGCAGACAGAGGAACGAGCAAGGCGACGTGGACAGGGCGATGGATTTCTACCGGAAATCCGTCGGCAAAGATCCGGCGTATGCAACTTCCTATAAAGCCCTGGGACTGCTACATTTAAAAAAGGGAGAGAAGCCGCAGGCAAAAGAACATCTGCAGAGATATCTGATCCTGTCGCCACAGGCGCAGGATAGAGCCTACATCCTGGAATATCTAAAGCAATGCGAGTGA
- a CDS encoding metal-sensitive transcriptional regulator translates to MDAERKKILDRLRRIEGQIRGLQRMVENEAPCVDILTQISAVIAAVKNTGNAMVQNHLQQCIHEASSKESDNAMEEFQKALARYIRMA, encoded by the coding sequence ATGGATGCTGAAAGAAAGAAAATTCTGGACCGTCTACGGCGGATCGAAGGGCAGATTCGGGGGCTTCAGCGGATGGTGGAAAACGAAGCGCCCTGTGTGGATATTCTCACGCAGATTTCCGCTGTGATTGCGGCCGTAAAGAATACAGGGAATGCGATGGTCCAAAACCATTTGCAGCAATGCATTCATGAAGCCTCCTCTAAGGAAAGCGACAACGCAATGGAAGAGTTCCAGAAAGCCTTAGCCCGGTATATCCGCATGGCGTAG
- a CDS encoding formate dehydrogenase subunit gamma, translating to MGEKRLEEKGLIVRHSAVELIEHWGIALSGLVLLLTGLFQLPMAQRYYITSLPGLSWSGDYFISLQVHYLASVIFIALAFFHLVYHGIRGDRGMIPRKGDIRTSVTVIKSFFGKGEEPPFSKYLPEQRLAYAGMAGIIAMLILSGLVKTWKNVYAPDMPLSIVLTATWVHNVFFVLFILAFLGHIAAIILKPNRPLVRGIFTGAVRLDYARHRHPLWLAEIERAMIHKAQE from the coding sequence ATGGGTGAGAAAAGATTAGAAGAGAAAGGTCTGATTGTCCGCCACAGCGCCGTTGAATTGATCGAACACTGGGGCATCGCCCTTTCCGGCCTGGTCCTGCTGCTGACGGGACTCTTCCAGCTGCCCATGGCCCAGCGCTATTACATCACTTCTCTGCCGGGATTGTCCTGGTCCGGGGATTACTTTATCTCTCTGCAGGTCCACTATCTCGCCTCGGTCATCTTTATTGCCCTGGCATTCTTTCATCTGGTTTACCATGGAATCCGCGGCGACCGGGGAATGATTCCCCGGAAGGGCGATATCCGGACGTCTGTCACCGTTATCAAGAGCTTTTTCGGCAAGGGAGAGGAGCCGCCTTTTTCTAAATATCTGCCGGAGCAACGCCTGGCTTATGCAGGCATGGCCGGAATCATTGCCATGCTGATTCTGTCCGGTCTGGTCAAAACGTGGAAGAATGTCTACGCCCCCGATATGCCGCTGTCCATCGTTCTGACTGCCACGTGGGTCCACAATGTCTTTTTCGTGCTTTTTATCCTGGCCTTTCTGGGGCATATCGCAGCGATCATTTTGAAGCCCAACCGCCCTCTGGTCCGGGGAATCTTCACGGGCGCCGTCCGGCTCGACTACGCCAGGCACCGCCATCCCCTGTGGCTGGCGGAAATAGAACGGGCAATGATTCACAAAGCACAGGAGTAA
- a CDS encoding YeeE/YedE thiosulfate transporter family protein — protein MKMERKMKKKTANGGWSPYLAGALVGILAIVSVWATTELLGKSTYLGASTTFVRAAGLLERTVAGEHVSLNEYFTKEKVRVDWQFMLVCGIFLGALISSLSDKSFKLEGVPPIWKKRFGPSIGKRATGAFLGGMVAMVGARMADGCPSGHGLSGMMQLSVSAFVALAMFFGVGVLVAAIVYGRRPS, from the coding sequence ATGAAGATGGAAAGGAAGATGAAAAAGAAAACAGCGAATGGGGGGTGGAGCCCTTACCTTGCCGGGGCTCTTGTGGGAATTCTGGCCATTGTCTCCGTGTGGGCAACAACCGAACTGCTCGGGAAATCAACCTATCTGGGGGCATCGACGACATTTGTCCGGGCGGCCGGCCTTCTTGAGCGAACCGTTGCCGGAGAGCATGTGTCGTTGAACGAGTACTTCACCAAGGAAAAGGTTCGCGTTGATTGGCAGTTCATGCTGGTTTGCGGCATTTTCCTGGGGGCGCTGATTTCTTCCCTTTCGGACAAGAGTTTCAAGCTGGAGGGGGTTCCACCGATTTGGAAAAAGCGGTTTGGTCCGTCGATCGGGAAGCGGGCCACCGGGGCCTTTCTGGGAGGCATGGTCGCCATGGTGGGCGCCCGGATGGCGGACGGCTGCCCCAGCGGCCATGGGCTCAGCGGTATGATGCAGCTGTCGGTCAGCGCCTTTGTGGCGCTGGCGATGTTCTTCGGCGTAGGCGTTCTCGTTGCCGCGATTGTCTATGGAAGGAGGCCGTCATGA